In the genome of Massilibacillus massiliensis, one region contains:
- the whiA gene encoding DNA-binding protein WhiA yields the protein MSSFSAEVKNELARVVANDTCCRFAELVALLRMGASVSIGSRMNLGINFSTENAAIARKMLTLIKDNFKLKTEVVVSRARRLKKNNSYLIRVVPAPAVGELLHTLGIMQGENLNVSSDERMLQKTCCRQAYLRGAFLGGGSVSKPEGDYHLELVTGNINFANTLSNIFKKFQMPVGLTDRKNDYIVYLKDSEAIVDFLGLVGAEEAIVEFEVARNVKDVRNQVNRLVNCETANLQKTVNAAVRQLERIKIIEQKIGLGRLPANLKEIALLRLAHPEANLQELVEANDHKIGKSGMNHRLRKLEQIAVELIEGEEE from the coding sequence TTGTCATCGTTTTCAGCAGAAGTGAAAAATGAATTGGCGAGAGTTGTAGCAAATGATACTTGCTGCAGGTTCGCAGAACTGGTTGCGTTGTTGCGTATGGGCGCTTCTGTATCGATTGGAAGCAGGATGAATTTAGGTATCAATTTTTCTACCGAGAATGCAGCAATTGCGAGAAAAATGCTCACTTTAATAAAGGATAATTTTAAATTAAAAACAGAAGTTGTTGTCAGTCGGGCGCGGCGGTTAAAAAAGAATAATAGTTACTTAATCCGAGTTGTTCCAGCACCGGCAGTGGGAGAGCTATTACATACACTGGGAATTATGCAGGGTGAAAATTTAAATGTCAGCAGCGATGAACGGATGCTACAGAAAACTTGCTGTAGACAAGCCTATTTGCGAGGCGCTTTTTTGGGCGGCGGTTCTGTAAGCAAACCCGAGGGGGATTATCATTTGGAACTGGTAACAGGCAACATCAATTTTGCTAATACGTTATCCAATATATTTAAGAAGTTTCAAATGCCGGTTGGACTGACGGATCGAAAGAATGATTATATTGTCTATTTAAAAGACAGTGAGGCTATTGTTGATTTTTTGGGATTAGTTGGGGCGGAGGAAGCCATAGTTGAATTTGAAGTTGCGCGGAATGTAAAAGATGTTCGCAATCAAGTGAATCGTTTGGTTAATTGTGAAACGGCAAATTTGCAGAAGACCGTCAATGCGGCTGTACGGCAATTAGAACGAATTAAAATTATCGAGCAGAAAATTGGATTAGGACGGCTGCCAGCAAATTTAAAAGAGATTGCTTTGCTGCGTTTAGCACATCCGGAGGCAAATTTACAAGAACTTGTTGAGGCAAATGATCATAAGATTGGCAAATCGGGGATGAACCATCGGTTGCGTAAATTAGAACAAATTGCAGTAGAATTGATAGAAGGTGAAGAAGAGTGA
- a CDS encoding polysaccharide deacetylase family protein has product MRVKKAVMALGAFLVAGIIAVTVSCVIAPEKGVPILAYHSIDNDDGTYSVSPVEFEQQMQYLKEQGYTAISLLEFAKAKKGKFVLPEKPIIITFDDGYANNYTTAMPIMEQYGMKGTVFMVVNDIGKDETYFTLEQLKDWQAHHMEIGSHTANHVPLATLSSEQKKEEIFASKILMEWKGLNTVFFLAYPFGSFDAESEALLKENEYLGALTGKSGLNTFDTNPYLLHRVNVPNPRLGLTEFKLRLLKANVYTRLGM; this is encoded by the coding sequence GTGAGGGTAAAAAAAGCAGTTATGGCGCTAGGTGCTTTTCTTGTTGCAGGTATCATCGCAGTAACGGTCAGTTGTGTGATTGCACCAGAAAAAGGAGTACCAATCCTTGCTTATCATAGTATTGATAACGATGATGGGACATACAGTGTTTCGCCAGTCGAGTTTGAGCAGCAGATGCAATATTTAAAAGAGCAGGGCTATACGGCAATTTCATTATTGGAGTTTGCTAAAGCGAAAAAAGGAAAATTTGTTTTGCCGGAAAAGCCGATTATTATAACGTTTGACGACGGTTATGCAAATAATTATACAACGGCTATGCCGATTATGGAGCAATACGGAATGAAAGGCACGGTGTTCATGGTAGTCAATGACATCGGCAAGGATGAAACGTATTTTACGTTAGAACAATTGAAAGATTGGCAGGCGCATCATATGGAGATTGGCTCGCATACGGCGAATCATGTGCCATTGGCAACCTTGTCAAGTGAGCAGAAAAAAGAAGAGATTTTTGCATCCAAAATATTAATGGAATGGAAAGGTCTAAATACAGTATTTTTTCTGGCATATCCATTTGGCAGTTTTGATGCAGAATCAGAAGCATTGTTAAAAGAGAACGAATATCTGGGTGCACTCACAGGAAAAAGTGGTTTGAATACATTTGATACCAATCCTTATTTGCTGCATCGAGTCAATGTACCGAATCCCAGATTGGGGTTAACGGAATTTAAACTACGTTTATTAAAAGCCAATGTGTATACAAGATTAGGAATGTAG